Proteins from a genomic interval of Streptomyces sp. Tu6071:
- a CDS encoding tyrosine-protein phosphatase, with protein MDRHLAFDRLHNFRDLGGYRAAGGHVTRGRVLYRSDNLAKLHEPAAVADRARFDALGIRTVVDLRHGWEIARTGRVPAREGLAFHHLGIEHRAWDQAATGPLPDPWRYLADKLGEIFADGGKEIAQVIDVLAHAEGPAVFHCASGKDRTGIVAALVLTLLGVDRDTVAADFALTEHATAGLRADWSARNGGRAPGWEHYGRAPEAVVRHLLDDLDRDHGGVAAYVAAHGVPGTTVAALRARFLVPAPEPSRAPTEGSARADG; from the coding sequence GTGGACAGACACCTCGCCTTCGACCGCCTGCACAACTTCCGTGACCTGGGCGGCTACCGCGCCGCCGGGGGACACGTCACGCGGGGCCGCGTGCTCTACCGCTCCGACAACCTCGCCAAGCTCCACGAGCCCGCGGCCGTCGCCGACCGCGCGCGCTTCGACGCGCTCGGCATCCGCACCGTCGTCGACCTGCGCCACGGCTGGGAGATCGCCCGCACCGGCCGCGTCCCCGCGCGCGAGGGACTCGCCTTCCATCACCTCGGCATCGAGCACCGCGCCTGGGACCAGGCCGCCACCGGGCCGCTCCCCGACCCCTGGCGGTACCTCGCCGACAAGCTCGGCGAGATCTTCGCGGACGGCGGCAAGGAGATCGCCCAGGTCATCGACGTCCTCGCGCACGCCGAGGGCCCCGCCGTCTTCCACTGCGCCTCCGGCAAGGACCGCACCGGGATCGTCGCCGCGCTCGTCCTCACCCTCCTCGGCGTCGACCGCGACACCGTCGCCGCCGACTTCGCCCTCACCGAGCACGCCACCGCGGGGCTGCGCGCCGACTGGTCCGCGCGCAACGGGGGTCGCGCCCCCGGCTGGGAGCACTACGGACGCGCCCCCGAGGCCGTCGTCCGCCACCTCCTCGACGACCTGGACCGCGACCACGGCGGCGTCGCCGCCTACGTCGCGGCGCACGGCGTCCCGGGGACGACCGTCGCGGCCCTGCGCGCCCGCTTCCTCGTACCCGCCCCGGAGCCCTCCCGCGCGCCCACCGAAGGGTCCGCCCGAGCGGACGGCTGA
- a CDS encoding LLM class F420-dependent oxidoreductase: MPRIGYTLMTEQAGPRELVAHAVGAEEAGFDFSVMSDHYFPWLREQGHAPYAWSVLGAVAQATERLPLMTYVTCPTVRYHPAVIAQKAATVQLLSQGRFRLGLGSGENLNEHVVGRGWPAARVRIEMLEEAVGIIRALLDGETVHHDGKHFSVQDAKLWDLPETAPPIGVAVSGPRSCALAGRLADLVIATEPKARLLADFDRFGGTGKPRVGQLPVSYDPDREAALTRAHEQFRWSLGPWPVNAELPGPVSFDGATSSVTREDVAAAIPCGDDVDAFVEAVRAYTDAGFDEIALVQVGGAHQEPFLRWARERLLPALRSL, encoded by the coding sequence ATGCCCCGTATCGGATACACCCTCATGACCGAACAGGCAGGCCCCCGCGAGCTGGTGGCGCACGCGGTCGGTGCCGAGGAGGCCGGATTCGACTTCTCCGTCATGTCCGACCACTACTTCCCCTGGCTGCGGGAACAGGGCCACGCGCCCTACGCCTGGAGCGTCCTCGGCGCCGTCGCGCAGGCCACCGAGCGCCTGCCGCTCATGACGTACGTGACCTGCCCGACCGTGCGCTACCACCCGGCGGTCATCGCCCAGAAGGCCGCGACCGTCCAGCTCCTGTCGCAGGGCCGCTTCCGTCTCGGCCTCGGCTCCGGCGAGAACCTCAACGAGCACGTCGTCGGGCGCGGCTGGCCGGCCGCGCGGGTCCGCATCGAGATGCTGGAGGAGGCCGTCGGCATCATCCGCGCCCTGCTCGACGGCGAGACCGTCCACCACGACGGGAAGCACTTCAGCGTCCAGGACGCCAAGCTGTGGGACCTGCCCGAGACCGCCCCGCCGATCGGCGTCGCCGTCTCCGGACCCCGCTCCTGCGCCCTCGCCGGCCGCCTCGCCGACCTCGTCATCGCCACCGAGCCCAAGGCGAGACTCCTCGCCGACTTCGACCGTTTCGGCGGCACGGGCAAACCCCGCGTCGGCCAGCTCCCCGTCTCCTACGACCCCGACCGCGAGGCCGCGCTCACCCGCGCCCACGAGCAGTTCCGCTGGTCGCTCGGCCCCTGGCCGGTCAACGCCGAGCTTCCGGGCCCCGTCTCCTTCGACGGGGCCACGAGCAGCGTCACCCGTGAGGACGTCGCCGCCGCGATCCCGTGCGGCGACGACGTCGACGCCTTCGTCGAGGCGGTACGCGCCTACACCGACGCCGGCTTCGACGAGATCGCCCTCGTCCAGGTCGGCGGCGCCCACCAGGAACCCTTCCTGCGCTGGGCACGCGAACGGCTCCTCCCGGCGCTGCGGAGCCTGTGA
- a CDS encoding MgtC/SapB family protein translates to MQALAMSLFDPAAGQGARQFAEIGLALLLSTLIGAERAVQQKSAGLRTHTLVGVGSALFMEVSQHGFNAVLGLENVSFDPSRVAAQIVSGIGFIGGGLIFVRRDAVRGLTTAATVWLTCAIGMACGGGLPLLALAATLVHFLVVWGYPWLTRWLPALSSVEQAGLTLSYRSGSGVLSRVLKECTDMGFRVVQVSVERPGRPSRKKDPLAEEEELETGARAVWLEVEGAGSVYALVASLSEFDGVLDVTSDRAEAAE, encoded by the coding sequence ATGCAGGCGCTGGCGATGTCGCTCTTCGATCCGGCGGCCGGGCAGGGTGCCCGTCAGTTCGCCGAGATCGGTCTCGCGCTGCTGCTCTCGACGCTCATCGGCGCCGAGCGGGCGGTGCAGCAGAAGAGCGCGGGCCTGCGCACCCACACGCTGGTGGGGGTGGGCAGCGCCCTGTTCATGGAGGTCTCGCAGCACGGTTTCAACGCGGTCCTCGGGCTGGAGAACGTGTCCTTCGACCCGTCGAGGGTCGCGGCGCAGATCGTCTCGGGGATCGGGTTCATCGGCGGCGGTCTGATCTTCGTACGGCGGGACGCGGTACGGGGGCTGACGACGGCGGCGACCGTGTGGCTGACGTGTGCGATCGGGATGGCCTGCGGGGGCGGGCTGCCGCTGCTCGCGCTCGCGGCGACGCTCGTGCACTTCCTCGTCGTGTGGGGCTACCCGTGGCTCACGCGGTGGCTGCCCGCGCTCTCCTCGGTCGAGCAGGCGGGTCTGACGCTGAGCTACCGCTCGGGGAGCGGGGTGCTCTCCCGTGTGCTCAAGGAGTGCACCGACATGGGCTTCCGGGTCGTGCAGGTGAGCGTGGAGCGGCCCGGCCGGCCCTCCAGGAAGAAGGACCCCCTCGCCGAGGAGGAGGAGCTGGAGACGGGGGCGCGAGCGGTGTGGCTGGAGGTCGAGGGCGCGGGGAGCGTGTACGCGCTCGTCGCCTCGCTCTCGGAGTTCGACGGGGTCCTCGACGTCACGTCGGACCGCGCCGAGGCGGCCGAGTGA
- a CDS encoding ATP-binding protein encodes MNEHTTTTLYPASEYACVADGAEAAGDPAPTRPLHHVAHFDGTPGSVAAARAVTTRFLHRLGAEWCARVPERTTGDLHLVVSELATNAERHAGGFHALELTGDATHVVVTVHDTSPVAPTFLRPDPARVGGHGLEIVRALSREVRIARTPGGKSVGAVVDLPH; translated from the coding sequence ATGAACGAGCACACGACGACAACGCTTTATCCCGCGTCGGAGTACGCCTGCGTGGCGGACGGCGCCGAGGCCGCCGGGGACCCCGCGCCCACCCGGCCCCTGCACCACGTCGCGCACTTCGACGGCACCCCCGGCAGCGTCGCCGCCGCGCGCGCCGTCACCACGCGCTTCCTCCACCGCCTCGGCGCCGAGTGGTGCGCACGCGTCCCCGAGCGCACGACGGGGGACCTGCACCTCGTCGTCAGCGAACTCGCCACCAACGCCGAGCGCCACGCGGGCGGCTTCCACGCCCTCGAACTGACCGGCGACGCCACCCACGTCGTCGTCACCGTCCACGACACGAGCCCCGTCGCGCCGACCTTCCTGCGGCCCGACCCGGCCCGCGTCGGCGGCCACGGGCTGGAGATCGTCCGCGCGCTCAGCCGCGAGGTCCGCATCGCCCGCACCCCCGGCGGCAAGTCCGTGGGCGCGGTCGTCGACCTGCCCCACTGA
- a CDS encoding SAM-dependent methyltransferase, whose protein sequence is MTPEALAALMAGHAHSPAAQVAQTAHRLALAAHWKPRPGARLVEIGCGQGDTTAVLADLVGLTGHVLATDPGPADYGAPVTLGASLRHLAAGPLGDRVEPRLGLDLATAPPEPGFDAVVLAHCSWYVADAATLRRLLERARDWAPVLHFAEWDPEPSAPGQLAHLLAVRLQAHLVATGLRGDGNIRTPFSRPQILRLLAETGWHAGPAVPVPTDGLQDADWEIDAARYWLEEARAQGEVPPHALDLAESEADVLAACARPRGNACLPAWTVTATA, encoded by the coding sequence ATGACGCCCGAGGCGCTCGCCGCCCTGATGGCCGGTCACGCCCACTCGCCGGCGGCCCAGGTCGCGCAGACCGCCCACCGCCTCGCGCTCGCCGCGCACTGGAAGCCGCGCCCCGGCGCCCGGCTCGTCGAGATCGGCTGCGGGCAGGGCGACACCACCGCCGTGCTCGCCGACCTGGTCGGCCTCACCGGGCACGTCCTCGCGACCGATCCCGGCCCGGCCGACTATGGCGCGCCCGTCACCCTCGGTGCCTCCCTGCGCCACCTCGCCGCGGGGCCGCTCGGCGACCGCGTCGAGCCCCGCCTCGGCCTCGACCTCGCGACCGCCCCGCCCGAGCCCGGCTTCGACGCCGTCGTCCTCGCCCACTGCTCCTGGTACGTGGCGGACGCCGCGACCCTGCGCCGCCTCCTGGAGCGCGCCCGGGACTGGGCGCCCGTCCTGCACTTCGCCGAGTGGGACCCCGAACCGAGCGCCCCGGGACAGCTCGCCCACCTCCTCGCCGTCCGCCTCCAGGCCCACCTGGTCGCCACCGGGCTGCGCGGCGACGGCAACATCCGCACCCCGTTCTCGCGCCCCCAGATCCTCCGCCTCCTCGCGGAGACCGGCTGGCACGCGGGCCCCGCCGTCCCCGTCCCCACCGACGGCCTCCAGGACGCGGACTGGGAGATCGACGCGGCCCGGTACTGGCTCGAAGAGGCCCGCGCCCAGGGCGAAGTGCCGCCCCACGCCCTGGACCTGGCCGAGAGCGAGGCCGACGTCCTGGCGGCGTGCGCGCGCCCGCGGGGCAACGCGTGCCTCCCGGCGTGGACGGTGACGGCGACGGCCTGA
- a CDS encoding DUF1232 domain-containing protein has protein sequence MSDDTRNLLIVLAVLAAAVLAFALVLAVRLVRTRRTLRAAGLPAGKRWVFWGALLYLVLPTDLVPDPVYLDDIGVLLLALRSLRAGETGAAVRHVAGRATRVTGGGHKEVGRAPGAGYPPRRGQ, from the coding sequence ATGAGTGACGACACGCGGAACCTGCTGATCGTGCTCGCCGTGCTCGCCGCGGCCGTGCTCGCCTTCGCCCTCGTCCTCGCCGTCCGCCTCGTGCGCACCCGCAGGACGCTGCGCGCCGCCGGGCTGCCCGCCGGCAAGCGCTGGGTCTTCTGGGGCGCCCTGCTCTACCTCGTCCTCCCCACCGACCTCGTCCCCGACCCCGTCTACCTCGACGACATCGGCGTCCTCCTCCTCGCCCTGCGCTCCCTGCGGGCCGGGGAAACGGGAGCGGCCGTACGGCACGTGGCGGGACGGGCGACGCGGGTCACGGGCGGCGGGCACAAGGAGGTGGGGCGGGCGCCCGGGGCGGGTTATCCGCCCCGGCGCGGGCAGTGA
- a CDS encoding aminotransferase class V-fold PLP-dependent enzyme, producing the protein MTTQAQKPGTSGSEATGAPGPADFALDPEVRHLNHGSFGTVPRPVLDRLAALRAEMESNPDAWWRTLTGRIAAARAAVAAFLRTAPDSLAFVPNASAGASTVLASLRFTRGARILMTDHTYGAVAMGARRVAALHGAVVDTVHVPLDASTEHIRSLFARELGSGAPVELVVVDQITSPTARLFPLPEIVAEAHAAGARVLVDGAHAPGLLADPLGHASGADYWTGNLHKWVCGPRGTAALVAAEDVAQDLVPLVNSWGAPNPYPHRFDEQGTQDVTGWLAVPGSLAFFAERGGWDAARATMDRTVTAAQALLAEALHADLSGVTVNEALAMRLIPLAPVLATDPDRAAALQRRVAAELRCEVSITSWDGRGFLRLSAHVYNRPEEYEYLAERLPALLTAAAREAA; encoded by the coding sequence ATGACGACGCAGGCGCAGAAGCCGGGGACCAGCGGCAGCGAGGCGACGGGGGCCCCGGGTCCCGCCGATTTCGCGCTCGACCCGGAGGTACGCCACCTCAACCACGGTTCCTTCGGCACCGTGCCGCGCCCCGTGCTCGACCGGCTCGCCGCGCTGCGCGCCGAGATGGAGAGCAATCCCGACGCGTGGTGGCGGACGCTGACGGGGCGGATCGCCGCGGCGCGCGCCGCGGTCGCCGCCTTCCTGCGCACCGCGCCCGACTCGCTCGCCTTCGTGCCGAACGCGAGCGCGGGCGCGAGCACGGTCCTCGCCTCGCTGCGCTTCACGCGCGGCGCGCGCATCCTCATGACGGACCACACGTACGGCGCGGTCGCGATGGGCGCGCGCCGCGTCGCCGCGCTGCACGGCGCCGTCGTGGACACCGTGCACGTGCCGCTCGACGCGTCCACGGAGCACATCAGGTCGCTGTTCGCGCGGGAGCTGGGGTCCGGGGCGCCGGTGGAACTCGTCGTGGTGGACCAGATCACCTCGCCGACCGCCCGCCTCTTCCCGCTCCCGGAGATCGTCGCCGAGGCGCACGCGGCCGGGGCGCGGGTCCTGGTCGACGGGGCTCACGCTCCCGGACTGCTCGCCGATCCGCTGGGGCACGCCTCGGGCGCCGACTACTGGACGGGCAACCTGCACAAGTGGGTGTGCGGCCCGCGCGGCACGGCGGCGCTCGTCGCCGCCGAGGACGTGGCGCAGGACCTGGTGCCGCTCGTGAACTCGTGGGGCGCCCCGAACCCGTACCCGCACCGCTTCGACGAGCAGGGCACGCAGGACGTCACGGGGTGGCTCGCGGTGCCCGGCTCGCTCGCGTTCTTCGCGGAGCGCGGCGGCTGGGACGCGGCGCGCGCGACGATGGACCGCACGGTCACGGCGGCGCAGGCGCTCCTCGCCGAGGCCCTGCACGCCGACCTCTCGGGGGTCACCGTGAACGAGGCCCTGGCGATGCGGCTGATACCCCTCGCGCCCGTCCTCGCGACGGATCCGGACCGGGCGGCGGCGCTCCAGCGGCGTGTCGCCGCGGAACTGCGCTGCGAGGTCTCGATCACGTCGTGGGACGGGCGCGGATTCCTGCGGCTGTCGGCGCACGTCTACAACCGTCCCGAGGAGTACGAGTACCTCGCCGAGCGGCTGCCCGCGCTGCTCACCGCGGCGGCACGCGAGGCGGCCTGA